GGTGAATGGGTAAACAAGCTGTCAGActtccatacaatggaatgctactcagcGATAAAGTGGACACTTGGATCAACACCAAAGAATCTCAAAAGCAAGAGGTGGAGTGAAAGAAGCCTGATGACAAAGAGTACGTATCATGTGACTCCATAATGCATATGAACTTTCTGCCAAATTCCATAAAGGAAAAACCtagagaggcagaaagcagatcGGTGGTTGTTgaggctggggttggggtgggaatTGATAGCAAATGGGCTAAAGGGAACTTTTGGGTAACAGGTATTCCACACAGGATTGTGTGATAGTGACACAATTTTATAAACTTATGAAAACTCATTGAACCATAGACTTCAAACAAATGCCttttatggtgtgtgaattatactttaataaaactgttaaagttctttaaaaaaaaaaaaaaaaaaggagtagaagaggtgtgcctgggtggctcagttggttaagcatctgccttcaactcaggtcataatcttggggccctggaattgagcccaCATCCAGGTGTGTGACTGTGGATAAGTGGGtcacctttctgagcctctgttttctcgtGTATTACaactacaataataaaaatgggaaGAGCTAATTCTTGAGACTTGTTCTATAGCAGGCCTGTACATAATGCACTGgtgcatttaatcctcaccctTATGAGTTGGGCCCTATGATTcttatcttacagatgagaaaactgagaacagGCATGAAGCCCTTAGCATAATGCTTGCCAGGCAAGGGAGCTTCCACTAAGGCTGAATTCTGATCCCCATGGCTTCTCCAGCCTGCTTCACGTGCCCTACATCTGCTCTCTGGCCTGGTGTCTATTCTAGTTTATGCAGCCCCCACCTTGCATTCCCTGAAATAACCTCACTTCTCCTGGctgtattgggggggggggggttgtctccCACCTATCTGCCCATGCTTAGTCCCTGGGGACCCGGCTGACCTGACCACTTTGTGTCCAGGCTGGCACAGTGACATGCCACTCTGCCCCTGCTTCTATGGGAAACATCCTCTGTGTGCTGTGTGGCAAGAACACAGCGCAGTGCAGGCTAAGAAGAAAGATCACAATAAACTGCTGGGAGACTCCTTCAGAAACTACTGGTTTCCTTCAGGGGCAGCCAAAGGGAGTCTTCGCTTGCCCCACTTCAACCAGAGCAGTCTCATGTTTTAAATCTGCtttatagggacgcctgagtggctcagaggttgaacgtcGGCCTTCacgcccaaggcatgatcctggaatccttgGATCGGATccagtccctgcagggagcctgcttctccctctgcctatgtctctgcctctgtgtctctcaggaataaatgaataaaatattaaaataaataaataaatctgctttATACACTGCACTTCCATAGAAGATTCCCGAAAAGGGCACGTGGTGTGGCTCAGTCaatcaagcatctgactctggatttcaggtcaggtcatggtctcaggatccagggctcccttctcagtggggagtctgctagtcACCCTCTCCCTGGACTCACACCCTggactcactctgtctctctctctctctcaaataaataaataactcttaaaaagaagaagaagaagaagaagaagaaaaaggaggaggaggaggaggagggacgcctgggttgctcagtggttgagaatctgccttcggctcagggggtgcTTCTGGGGTCCaggaatccagtcccacactgggctccctgcatggagcctgcttctccctctgcctatgtctctgcctctctgtatgtgtctctcatgagtaaataaataaaatcttaaaaagaaggaagaagaagaagaagaagaagaagaagaagaagaagaagaagaagaagaagaagaagaagaagatgatttCCAGAGAAAGGTctatgccactttttttttttttttttttttttttgaagtttgaaagCTGCTATTCGCTGGCAGTCCTCAAGTTTCCAGGCTtagaaactgaggcctgagggTAGAAGTAATTTGCTAAGGGTCAGAGGGGTCATGACTGACAGACACATGCGGGGCAGCGGGACTCTGGGCTGGAAGCTTAGAGCTCTCTCTACTCTTCCACAACAGCCGTGTGGGAAGCTGGCACTTCTGCCTCACACACTTTTATGCCATTCTCGAGGATTCTTTAGCTCCGGGCTCATAAAATCCTGAAACACCACAGCCCTCCCAAGGTTTTCCATCTTTCCTCTCACTTCACACATTCTGAGGCCACTCCGCGTGTTCGGCTGCCTCGACACCTGCCAGCGGGTTTTCCCGGGCTAGCTGCCTCGGCTGGCCTGTGGCCCCAGCAGGTGTAAATGGAACAGGGGGAAATGTCAATAATTGGATGAGAGAGATAGCAAGCAACCCTCCTCGCCAAGGAGAGGAGAACACTTATCTGTAATGTTGACTACCCTAAAGTGAAATAAAGTGGTGCGtggacaaaaacaaaatgatatcaAGGTTTGAAAAGGCACATCTAACCCAGAGAGTGAATGAACCCTTTGGTGTTTCATGGTTATGATGCCTCCAATTATTAGAGAAGCGGTATTATACTCTCTATTCACCTCAGAATAATGCTATTACTTTGTGCTCTGTCATTCCCTCCAAGATAAAGGGAAAGTTCCATAAAAGTCTTCATTTGCAAGGGGGAAAACCTCTTTCCCCTATTAAGGTTTGTCAGTGTGATGCTAAAAACGGGCCTTTGGTTCACTTCTGGGTAATTGATTCTCTGACGCTGACAACGCTTAGGAAAATGAAGGTATAAATGATGGGCGCACCACGCAGCTGCCGAGCAGCAAACACTGAGCCTGAGGtccagggagcaggagaagcGCCTCATAGCAGAGGGACACCTGCCACGTCGGAGGTGAGAGAGGGtggccctgggggctgggctggaTGGGGCAAGAAGGTTGACCTTCTCACCAAGTCAGAGACACCAAGTCAAAGAGGCCCACCACCATCTTTTTTGCCTGTGAGCCCCTTCGGGCCCCTGGTTAAGGGATCTGGAACATGCTTTAGATGACTGGCACCATGTTGAGGTTGTCTCGAATACGTGGCACCCCAACCACAGAAAGGTAGCAGGCAGACAGATGAGTTTCAAGTGTTTGTTTGGGGCGGGTGAGGTCTCAGCTCTCCTTCACAGGTGTGTAGGCAGGCATCTGGGACAAGACATGAGCTGGCTCGAGTCACCCGTCGACAGTGGGGTGCTGCCATGGATCAGAAAGGAGCCAAGTGGCTGTGCAAATCAATACCACCCATCTATCTCGCTCAGAATCCATTCAACATAATTGCCTGGAAATTGATAACATTTTGCTTTCTTGCTCAACTGCACCTGCGCTCCTTACTCAAGGTTTCAGATGCAATTATCTGCCCTTGGAGTGCTTCATTACCCCCACGCTTGTCTCTTGATCCACGCTTTGACGGTCCAAAGTATTTGTGTCTTTCAACATAAGCCTCCTCAAACGCTTtctggaaggaggtgggggtgtccctctttttttttttttaagattttatttatttattcatgagagacatggagagagagaggcagagacacaggcagagggagaagcaggctccacacagggagcccgatgtgggacttgatccgggtctccaggatcacaccctgagccaaaggcaggtgctaaacagctgacccacccagggatcccgggtgtCCCTCTTTTGAATGACAATTCAAGATGTTTCCTCATTAAAAACTTAGATCTCCTTCAATTTGGAAAACTACTGCTGAAACAGTTTATAAACTGGATCAGGATGTCAGTGcttcagcattctttttttttttttttttaagattttatttattcatgagagatatggagaaagagagaaacagagacacaggcagagggagaagcgggctccatgcagggagcccgacatgggactcgatcccaggtctccaggatcaggccctgggctgaaagcagcgctaaaccactgagcaacccgggctgcccgcttCAACATTCTTAAATTACAAAAGCAGTATGTTTAGGAAAAGTAAGAGATTTTCTTCCTTGCTGTTCAAAAGTGGACCCTTGAGACCTGATCTCTATCATTAGCTGAAGATGCATCTGCAGAATTCTCGTGACATTCTTGGCATAGAGGCTGGCAAGAGGTGCCAACCAATGTAGATCAAGTGCCCATTTATCCTGAATCCAGATGACCTCAAATAGATCTAACCACAGAATTCATCTGTAAACACTGCAAAAAGCTAACTAATATTCATAACAGTAGATGATAAACCTTAAAATGTCTTCAGAGCATTCAGGGAGTCGTTGATGATACTCTTGGGTTTATGCTACACTTAATTCACTGGAATGCTGTCTCTGTAGACCACTTGTGTGGAGTATGTCTGTCAGTAGCTATTTTATCCTTGGTGATACATGCTCTATTCTTATCGGGCTATAAGGGATAAAAACTTTTGTTTCCCAATTTTGTCTAGTGGAATTTTACCACACCATGGATTAGGTTCTAGCCTGGAGATTGCAATGGGGTCTTGACCCATCCTGGGGCACATGGTTTGCAGCCAGTGTTGTGTTCCTTAGTTGTCCAGACTATATGGTTGCTTAGCCGCATTCCAAATAAGCTGGGGTTTACAGAATTTGCTAGGACTTGCCCTCCTATCAGGTTATTTTCAACTCCCTGAAACCATTGGACATACATAGGAAGGGGCCGACCAAGCAGGTGTTCCTGTTTgtcccccttttttcttccctagaGATCTAATGACAAAGAgcaaaagctttcagtttttttcagaACCGCTTCCCATGTGCAGGTGATGAATTCTGAAGCGCCCATGAATAGGGAGCGCTGTGAATAGGGTATTGTATCTGGGAGGCTGCCTCAAGGAGCCGGAGGAAGCCTGCTGGCCTGGGAACTGTGAGGCCCATTCTGAAGTGCCCACTCCGAAACTAATTTGATGGAGGACCATGGAAAAAGGCCCTTCTGCTCCCTGGACTCGTTTCTTCGGCTGTAAAATGAAGACTGGGATACCTGCTCCAGAGGGGAGATTGTGAGGATGGGCTGTGTGGGCTGGCGCAgcgaggtgtgtgtgtgtgtgtgtgtgtgtgtgtgtgtgtgtctgtggaaCTTGGGGCTGGGGAGCACAGGAGAAGGTGCAGAAGGTGAGGAGAGCTTAAGCCAAGAGCAGGGGTTTGGGGTTTGCTCTGGACGGGGTGGGCAACCAAGGGCTTCTGAGCGGGGGAATGAAATGATTAGGGGCCTGGATGTGCCCAGGTCTTTAAAAGATCAGCagcaaagaaggcaagaaagtcCAGGCTGCagccaagaaacagaaaaagcaacGTGAAGGGGCCCTCTTCACCTCCAAAGATCTCTCTGCTTAGGAAATTTCGTGGCTTGCAAGGAAggctgggccaggctgggagAAGGAGAGCCAGATGTGATATGGTGGGAATGAGGAGGATAGAACATGGAGATCCTCTGGCTGGGACAGCAAAGGCCTAAGGCAGATGCAAAACTCATCTAAAGGGCTTTGTCATGTGGATGAAGGTGCAGAAGCTGTGGTAGCCCAGCAGGTGGATGTCAAAGCCTGGGTGAGGGTTGGGGGGAAGGTGGGCAGATGCCATGGTTTCATCCTTTCTCTAGCCCCCATCCTTTCCAGAAGAGTAGAAGCTTAGCACATCTTTGCAGGACAAAGGAGTTTGCACTTGACATGATGAGAAAAACCTCCCAACAAGAAAAGCTGGCTGGAAATAGGATGTACTGATTTGTAGGTAGTGAGCTCCCCGTCACTCACTGGCAGAGAGCATTTGAGCAGGAGCTGGAGGACTGCCAGTGGCTGGAGGGAGTGGAGGGGTTGCACACCAAACAGGGTTACACACCAGCTCTGGAGGAACAGGGTCTCAGGCTGCAAGGAGCTGTCTCTGCAGATCCCGCTGGGTCTCCAGGCATGCCTGGGTTAGTCAAGACCTTGGTGTCTGGTAGAAGGGAGGTGACATCCTAAGAAGGCAGGTGAGCCCGGAAAAGGAAAGGTGATTCCACCCCTGTCTGCTGAAAATCAGTCTTCAATGggacaggagagaaaatggaagacaTGGGGTGATGTTGGGAAAGGAGGGGTCCCTGTCTCTATCCCCATGGAGTGGATATCCTGCTGAGGGTGAAGGGGCATGGGAAGTGAGGAGACCCAATTCTAGGTAGCTGAGTCACTCCGCTTCCATGGAGGGGGGCAGGTCCGACTTACAAGGGGAGGCTCGGCTCCCCGCTAAGGCAGGcactcccctcaccccaccccaaacTGCCTATTTTCCCCCTGATTGCAGAGCACGGTGTCAGTAGGCCCCAATTAAGGGTAATTACATGATCTATTAGATGACTGCCACACTGGCTACTCAGGCTCCCTGGTCTCTTTCAATGCTAAAACCCTTCGGCAGAATCGAAATGTCTGGAATAAGATATATAGCTTTTCCTTCCCCCTGAGTTCGCATATATAACAAAACAGGACAGGAGCCTGCCTGGGTCTGATATGAGGTCACAGCAGCAGGCGTTTCAGAGAATTCCTTATGTGCCAAGCTACTTTTGTGTCACCTAACACTGACAAGGATCCTATGCAGTCAGTATAGTTATCGACTCCATTTTATGGATAGGGAGACTGAGACCCAGAAAGCAGAAGCTACTTGTCTTGGGACACACAGCTAGTGGGACACACAGCTAGAACCCACATATGAGCTGAGATTTGTATGACTCAGGGCCTGAGCTGTGGGCCCTGCTCACTGGCTGTCAGTGCCacagtgggtgggggtgacttaAGCTACCAGGGGAAGGTACTACCCCCTACCTATGGGGCCTGAATTCCACATATAATGCCCTATAGCAAGGGGCAGTTTCCCCAATATCATTAATTTTCCACTCAACCCTATAGGGTCAGCAGGGTAGCTtactgtgcccattttacagatgcagaaaatcAGAGCTGGTGACTGGCAAaagcaggacttgaacccaggtctgtctgacttccagagtctggattttttttcctacatcacAGCTTCCAAAGGACAAGCTCTAAGGATTGCATAGAGCCAagcccagggctgggcccagcCAGCAAAGGGCATTCCTCTGGCTATAGCTACCCTTGACCTCCTTCTATCATTTTCTAGGAGCCATTGCAGGGGTGAAAGATGCTGCTCTGGGTGTTCTTCCTGGTGATCCTCACCCTCAGCAGTGGCTCCCACTCTTCCCCGCCATCCCTGCCCATCAGGTAAGCAGTCCTACCACCAGGGCCTAGTTTCCTAACATCTCAAAACCATCTCTGCAACCCACTGGGGGATGATTTATGGGGTGCAGGATGGAGCTCTAAGCtgccccccacccatctcctcaGCAACTCCCATGGTCCATCTCTGGGAGGGGGGGCAGACTCTGAGCTCCAGAGAAGCCTCCCGGCCTGGATCCTACCCTCCCTGGGGATGCACAGGGCAAAGGGCTGAAGGACCTTACAGAGACATGATGAGTACAGCTCCCCTTGTTTCCTTGCCTGGCCCTGCCACCCAGCCCTTTGACCTCTGACTCCTTCCATATAGAATCCCTCGGTATGCAGACGCCATCTTCACCAACAGCTACCGGAAGGTGCTGGGCCAGCTGTCCGCCCGCAAGCTCCTGCAGGACATCATGAGCCGGCATCAGGGGTAAGCAGAAGTCCTGGTGACTTCTTCCCACACTCCAATGCATCAAAGTGTGGAGGGACTTTTGGTCCTTCCCTTTGCACAGCATCTATCACTTCTGGATTTGTCATAGCAGAAGGGCCCTAATGTGAAGCCCCAGCCTACTTCTAACTACCAAAATATCATTGAGCACCAGCTACGCGCTTCTCCCTGTGCGAGGCTCCAATAGTAGTACTACCGTTATTTGATCATGGTTCAGTGCTGGAAACAAAGGCTCTGCCTGGGACATTGTACATGCCCTCAGGACAGTGCTGGGCTCCCAGGAAGCCCTTGGTAGTATGAGCCATTACACTTAGTCTCCTACCTGTAACAACGCTACAAAGTAGGTACTGTTTACTCCCATCTGACAGAGAGCAGTTAATAGCTTCTAAAGGACACACCAAAGAGCACCCGGGCTGGGATCCAAAGAGCCTGACACCAAGGCTTgttgcattttttgttttgaaaaagtaaGACACTTAGAGAAAAATCGCAGCAATAATGCAATGAACTTCTACATCCCTCTTCCCTATCTTCAACAATTCCTACTGTTTTATCATATTTGCTGACATGCACAAACAAGTGCACACATTGTTATCATTATgctgaaccatttgagagtaaaCTGCAGTCATCGCAACCCTTCACTCATCCTTAAATACTCCTACACGGTGCCTCCTAACAGCTAACAAAAGGACATTCTCTGACATAATCACAGAGTAATCTGCACTCAGTGTGCATATTCACCCTTCATCAGTTCCCCCCAAATGTCCTCTGAGGCAATTTTTAATGTTCctgatccaggatccagtccaggatTATAGGTTGCATGTAATTATCATGTCTCCAGTTTCTTTTAATCTGGATAGTTCTTCAGCCTTTTGTGATTTTGACATTTCTTATTAGTAAAAgccaactattctttttttttttaagtttatttatttattcgtggaagacacagagagagagagaggcagagacacaggtagagggagaagcaggctccctgcaaggagcctgacatggtacttgatcctgggtctccaggatcacatcctgggctgaaggcagcactaaactgctgagccatccaggctgcccaaagcCAACTATTCTTTATAGAATGTCCCTTGAATTGGATTTGCCTGATGTTTGCTCATGAGTAGATTCAGGTTATGTGTCGGTAGCAGTGATATCGTGTCCTTCTTGGTGCACCATATTGGGAGGCACATGAGGTCCATTCGTCCCATTATTGGTGATGGTAATTTTAATCACTTGGTTAACATGTCTACCGGGTCTCTTCTCTATAAAGTTAGTATTTCCCCTTTACAATTAATAACTAATCTGTAGGGAGATATTGGACAAATATGTATTTCACAGCCTGTACTCTTCACTACTGTGTGAGTGCCTTCCTCAATGTTGCTGCATCTAATTCAGTGGGTAGAAGGGTCCACCCCAGATATTGGAATAGGCATAAGGACACACCTGTTCTGCTTTAACTTACTTGGCTCTGGCCTTTCCCATGCTTCTCCACATCCTATTACCTATTACCCAAACAGTAATATCAACTGTTGCTCTGTTTCTAATTGAATAGAGAAAGAAACTGGGAGCAAGGAGCAAAGGTACGACTCGGCCGTCAGGTGGACAGTCTGTGGGCAAGCCAAAAGCTGATGGCATTGGAGAACATCCTGGCGTCCCTGTTACAGAAACGCAGGTAggagtatgtgtgcatgcacgtgtgtgtgcgtgcgtagTTAGGGAGGACCTCAGAGGCATCCTTCCCCATAGGTTGccaggaaatggaaagaattcCCAGCTCTCTAAAGACATGGGGCTGTGCCAAACAAACTGGGAATGAGGTCCCTCCTTACACACATCAAGAACTGGAAGAAGGAAGTAGTTCTGGGATAGGACCCAAGAACCTGAATTTTAACGAATGTCCCAGGGGATTCTGATGTGGATGATCTGACAGGCACACCCAGGACCCCTTGACAAGTTCACAAAACTATACTAGCATAGGCAGCACTCAGGAGAGGAGAAGATGAGGATGACGGATGATGGTCATGCCTCCTAATCGCTGAGCCTCATGTTCCCACCATGTGTCAGGGGAGGTCAGGAACGAGTGCTCTTGCCTTACAGAGGAGGGTaactgaggcagagaaggggCAGCAGCTGGTCCCAAGTCAGCAACTAGCAGGCCCAAAGCCTGTTTGCTTCCCTTCTTCACACAGAGCTCCACTTCACAAAGTTTCCTGGCGATGATATGACCGTGGAGAAACTCTGCTGTATTTTTGAGCCTGATTTTTAACTGTGAGCACAAACATGTCCCAGCATGGCTCAGCCAGTCACTTCTGGGCCAACCTATTAAGCAAATCCAGTTCCCAACAGAGCTCTCCCCGCGCTCCCTCACCTTCTTCCCAACCTAATTAGACACCAAGGGCCCAGAAATCTCACCAACTACAGTCCTGTGAAGCCACAAGCAGGAGGCAGATGGGCGGGCTGCAGGAGGGGTGAGAACCAGCCTGGGAGGCACACAGCAAGTTGTTTCCCCCCTTTGTGGAGAGAGGAGGAGCTTGAATCACCTCTAAGTTCCCTAAGACTAGAATTCTAAGAATAATGCCTCCCCTAAACTGCTCACGCTGGGATTAGGTCATCGTTCACCTGCCTTATGGCTCCCATCAGGCCCCAGTGGGGTAGGGTAGAGTGGCCCCAAGGAGGGCCAAGTCCTAAGAATGCAGGCTTGTTCCTGCAGGTTAAAAGCCAGAGACTTCACAGAGGGAGCTCCTAGCCGCAATGCAGGTGGGAAGGGGCCTGGAGGCTGCTCCAGCATCGTTCTGCCTCCACTTTAAAGGCTGCAAATCCCAGGAACTCCTGGTGGGCCTAAGGAAACAACAGAAGAATAAGTTCTTATACCTTGAGAGTCAGAGGAAAATGATTTGGAAGATGGTACATTTATATACCTACCACGCTTTATGTCCACCTCATGGCCCTGCGAGGAAAAGGAGATTCGGAAGgatctgtccctcccctccttgGAAAAGTGGTCCAAATGCCTAGTacatgccaggctctgggctgagggtCCCTCAATAGATAGGACAATAAGGGTCCCTGCTCCCATGGAATTCCTTGTAACACTGCCACACTGAGGCAGACAGAAATTAAATACTGGCAGTGGGTTATTTCATCTGTGATAATGGTGAGAGATATAAGGGGTGTGTTTGAATGTCTGTGCCGGAGGAAATAACCTAATCCAGCCCTGTCTGGGGATTCGAGGTGGCTTCTTCAAGGGGAAGTAACTGGCCCTAGATCTCAGCAGGGACGGATTGGCAGAGCTGGGGTTAAGACTGAGGTTCACTATGTGGAAACACATGAGACCCTTCCCTTCATCCCACATTGCTTCTTCTGGAACCCAGACAGTCCCAGTCCTGGAGCACCTATCACCCTAGTTTCAGGTGTCGTGGCCAAACTCACCCCTGTGTCAGGTTTCCCAGTTgagctttatctttctttctgcaACAGGAATTCCCAAGGATGAAGATCCCACCTGTGTTTTATGCTACCTGCAGCCAAAACACAACTGTATCCAGTTAATCCTAATTTCTGACCTACTTTTTCCatcataaatacaataaaattccCCCATCCTGGTTTGcatctcaatttccttttctcttcagcctcattttttaaatgtgttttatatagtTACATTTCCCAAAGAGGTGTTACAAGGTATACTCCAAAGACAGCTAACCCTTACCAAATAAGTGCTTGGGAGTGCCAGCCTGGTGGCTTGATGCATAGCATCTCACATGCTCGTCACACAGCCTAATGGGAGGCATTGGTATACTCATTTCACAGACAAAgcactgaggcacaggaaaggtAAATGAACTGCCAAGGGCCCTGCTGATAAGTGAGAGAACTGGGATTCAGACCCAGCCAGACTAGCTCAGAACCTGGCTTTTAACTACATCTGTCCATTCTGGGCCAAAGTCAACCTTCAACTAGTGACTTGTTCATCTAGGAGtgatatcatttattcattcaacatttattctaGAGGACctgctaggtgccaggcactgttttaggcacCCAGGATACAACTGTGAGCAAATAGGCAAAGCCTCTGATCTCTTAGACCTTATGTTCTAATAAGggggaagaataagaaaaacaaataaacatagaaTATGTCAGATGGTGGTGGTTGCAAAAGAGACACATATAAGAAAGAGActggaggggggcacctggatggctcagcagtttagcacctgcctgccttcggcctggggtgtgatcctggggtcctgggatcgagtctcatattggggaccctgaatggagcctgcttctccctctgcctgtgtctctgcctctctctttctccgtgtccc
This portion of the Vulpes lagopus strain Blue_001 chromosome 18, ASM1834538v1, whole genome shotgun sequence genome encodes:
- the GHRH gene encoding somatoliberin, encoding MLLWVFFLVILTLSSGSHSSPPSLPIRIPRYADAIFTNSYRKVLGQLSARKLLQDIMSRHQGERNWEQGAKVRLGRQVDSLWASQKLMALENILASLLQKRR